One Candidatus Nitronauta litoralis genomic window, GACTACAGCACCGGTTTTTCTAGCCTGCTCAGCAACCAGATTGTGATCCAGAGGTTTTATGGTGGAAATGTTCACGACGCTTACATCCACTGCTTCAGCTCTCAATTGCTCGGCAGCCTTCAGAGATTCCTGAACCATCACCCCGGATGCAAAAATTACGGCATCAGAACCTTCCTGAATTGTGTGGCCTTTTCCAATTTCAAATTTATAATTTGAATCATACAGGCCTTTTACTTTTGGCCGGCCCAGCCTGAAGTACACAGGACCTTCATGATCAATCAATACCTTAGTTGCCTGATAAGCCTCTTCGTAATCCGCAGGTTGAATCACGGTCAGGTTTGGCATGGCCCGAGTATAAGCCAAGTCCACTATCATCTGGGCCGTTGGACCATCCGGGCCCACCGCAATTCCAGTATGAGTTCCCACAAGTTTCACGTTGGTATTGGAATAAGCAACGCTAACCAGAACCTGATCCATTGTTCTTCCCAGTAAAAAGCAGGCAAAACTGGTTGCAAAAGCCACCTTTCCGGCTGTGGCCAGCCCTGCAGCGGTACAGACCATATCACCTTCACTAATTCCCATATTGAAGAAACGGTCAGGAAATTTGTCTCCAAATTTTTTGGAACGAGTACTGTCACTCACTCCAGCATCCAGTACCACTACTTTGGGATTTTCTCCAAAATCCTGTAAGGCGGCTCCGTAGCCGTCCCGGGTTGCTCCGTCTTTCATTCCAACTCCTTAAGTGCGCGTTCCAGATCCTCGTCTCCTGGAGCCACCCCATGCCAGGCGGTTTTACCTTCCATGAAACTGACTCCCTTACCTTTTACCGTATCCGCAATAATGACTCTGGGGCGCGTTGCATCCAGAGGCTTTTGCAACGCTCCCATCACTTCCGCCATATTGTGGCCGTCAATCCTGATAACTTCCCATCCAAAAGAGGCCCATTTTTCTTCTAAAGGCTCCAAGTCCTTTAAATCTTTGGTGATGTTATCCTGTGCGACCTTATTAAAATCCACAATGGCCACCAGGTTATTGGTCTTGAATTTCTGGGCCGACATTGCAGCTTCCCACACCTGCCCCTCCTGCAATTCACCATCCCCAAGCAAACAGTAAACTTTAAAATTCAGATTATCCAACCTGGCCGAAAGGGCTATCCCATTGGCAACACTCAATCCCTGTCCAAGGCTGCCCGTGGCAATTTCGACGCCAGGAGTTTTGGGATGAGGATGGCCGGATAAATTGCTCTCGCTGTTTATTTTCCGATAGCCTGCAAGGTCTTCTTTTGGGAAAAAGCCAGCCCGTGAAAGCACCGTATACAAAAGCCCGGTAACATGGCCTTTGCTCAACACAAAACGGTCCCGGGAAGGATCTTTTGGGTTGTTCGAATCGTATTTCATTATTCCGCCAAAATACAGGGCGGTGAGTATGTCTGCCCCGGAGAGGCTTCCTCCAGGATGGCCCGAACCCGCTTGGTGAATAAGCTTCAAGCTGTCCTTGCGGACTTCCTTGGCCTCTTTTTCAAGAGAGGCAATATCGTCTGTACAAACCGTCATTATAATCTCCTGTTAACGGCAAAATCCGTGAGGGCTAAGCTTAAGGCAATTGAAAAAAATTTAACAGGAAATTTTTTGGAAAATATTATGATGGAAGAAAATACAGGGTGAAAACAGTTACTAATTATTCAAAAAAGTATCGCCGCCCTTGTCCATCAGGCCGTCACAATGCGCAATAACCTCTTGAAAATTCACAGGCTTTTTCATAAATCCATCGCCACCCGCCTCAGTCACCTCTTCAAGGGTATATTGCAGGCTGGCTGAAATAACCAGGATCCGGGTGTTCTGGGTGCGTGGGTTACTTTTTAAATGGCGGCAAACTTCAAGACCATTCAGACCCGGCAGGTTGATATCCAATAAAATAATATTGGGTTTGAATTCAGCGGCTTTCAAACCTGCATTGAGGCCATCATAGGCCACATCAACCTGAAACCCGTTTTTCTCAAAATATTTTTTCATGAGTTGAGTGAACTTCTTTTCATCATCCACAATCAATACCTTACGGGCAGACTTCTCAACTTCCTCCTTCTTCAATATTTCCTGAATCATGGTTATGGTGTAACCACTCTTTTGAAGGGAGTAAACGCGTTTACATCGTTCCCTCACCCAGGCGGGATAGTAGCCCACAATCCCCTTCCCCCCCGGATGGGCAACCTTAATCGGGTCAGGGAAAAACTGATATTTCTTCTGCCATAACCATAAAGTCTTTCTTGTGATAGGAACCACAAGCAAAATATCCGCTGCCGTTACTTTTTCAAAATCAAGATTGTCTTTGCGGGCCATCAATATCTCCAAAGTATTTTAGCCGTAATTGGGTCCCCATTTTGGTCCCAAACAATTCCACTTTACATTCAATGTAAATTAACAGGTTAATTCTCGAGAATCAAACCCAAAACCACAAAAACCTTCTAAGCTCCATAAATACAAACAAATAGATTATCAAGCCCTTTTTTTATTTATAGTTAGCTCCTTTTTTAACAAATTTATAGTTTTTTAACTTTTTTTTATTATGGACTTCTTTTCTTTAACCCCTTCGATTATAATAAGTTATCTTAATCAAATTCATTATTTCAGCGGAGTTTCCATGCACCCGATTTTTAGGGTTTTCAGGCCGGTGCCCGTTTGTTTTGGACTGACGTTAATTTTGTTCAATTCCACAGCTTCTGGCTCATCCATTTCTTTAAAAGAAACGGACCTGCCAGCTTATGATTCGGCGGCCAGTCAATCTCAACCCATAAAAAATACTAAAAGTGAAAAAGGAGAGGCTCCCTCCCCTGCCCTGATAGTAGATCTCAATGGGGATCAAAAAAAGACTGGTTCTGCGGCTTCGATTCAAACAATTGATCAGAGCATAGATGCCCCTGAAGAGCGCCTCCTGGGCTTGAGAGACGTACTCAGTATTACCCTCCAAAATAATGTTGCGATTGCAGTACAAGAATATCAAACCGGGATCAGACAACAGGAAATTACTGGCCAGGATGCGGTATTCGATCCTTCCATAGTAATTGAGGGTCGGGCAAACGAAAACGAATCGCAGATCGCGTCGGCTTTTGCTGCACCCGATATCAGCAACAATGAGCGACAAAGCTGGAAAGTAGGTCTTTCCCAGAAGCTGGTGACGGGAACTCAATATGAACTTAACTACACAGGTTTTCGGGATGAAACCAACTCCGCATTCGCAGGATTAAACCCTCAGTACACCTCTCGTGTTGAGGTCAATGTGACCCAACCCCTATTAAAAAATTTCGGGATTGATACCAATAAGAAAGATATTTTCATAGCTCAGAACAATCTGGATATTTCCGAGTACGAATTCAAATCCGGTGTGATCGACATCATCACTAACGCCGAGAATACTTATTGGGATCTCGTTTTTACCCGTGAAGATCTCAAGGTCAAAAAACAATCGGTTAAACGAGCCCAGGATCTGGAACGCCGCGTTCGGGCTCAGGTCAGGGTGGGAACCCTTGCCCCCATAGAAATTCTGCAGGCCCAATCTGAAGTGGCCTCCCGTGAAGAAGGGGTTCTCCTTGCAGAAAAAGCCATCGCCGATGCAGAAGATCAGCTCAAAAACATCATGAATATTAATTTTGACTCGCAGGAGGGGAAGAAAGAATTTAAACCTCTTGATCCTGCGGATTTTATGTTAGGCAAAAAGATTGTCCTGAGTGAAGCCATTACCGAAGCATTGGAAAACCGTCCCGATTTCCTTGTTCGAAAAAAGGAACTGGAGAATCAAAATATCAACGTGAAATTTAACGAAAACCAGCTCTATCCTTCCCTGGATCTGGTTGGAACCTTCGGACTGAATGGATTGAGCGGAACTGCCGGTTCTATCCAACAGTTTGGCGGTGGTTCAGTACGCAGTCGCTTTGGGGGAAACTATGGCCAAAGTCTGGATGACGTTTTCTCCGGGGACTTTAAGAATTGGGAGGTTGGTTTACTACTCAACTATCCAATAGGCAATCGCGCGGCCGAAAGCAGGCTCACTGCTTCCCGACTTCAGGCAGCCCAGCTTTTACTCGAAATAAAGGATCTGGAA contains:
- a CDS encoding transketolase is translated as MIMTVCTDDIASLEKEAKEVRKDSLKLIHQAGSGHPGGSLSGADILTALYFGGIMKYDSNNPKDPSRDRFVLSKGHVTGLLYTVLSRAGFFPKEDLAGYRKINSESNLSGHPHPKTPGVEIATGSLGQGLSVANGIALSARLDNLNFKVYCLLGDGELQEGQVWEAAMSAQKFKTNNLVAIVDFNKVAQDNITKDLKDLEPLEEKWASFGWEVIRIDGHNMAEVMGALQKPLDATRPRVIIADTVKGKGVSFMEGKTAWHGVAPGDEDLERALKELE
- a CDS encoding transketolase family protein gives rise to the protein MKDGATRDGYGAALQDFGENPKVVVLDAGVSDSTRSKKFGDKFPDRFFNMGISEGDMVCTAAGLATAGKVAFATSFACFLLGRTMDQVLVSVAYSNTNVKLVGTHTGIAVGPDGPTAQMIVDLAYTRAMPNLTVIQPADYEEAYQATKVLIDHEGPVYFRLGRPKVKGLYDSNYKFEIGKGHTIQEGSDAVIFASGVMVQESLKAAEQLRAEAVDVSVVNISTIKPLDHNLVAEQARKTGAVVTAEDHNVIGGLGDAILDSLASQDISVPVRKVGVRDTFAETGSQDQLFEKYGLSSSNIVSQVKEVIGKKSASKASV
- a CDS encoding TolC family protein → MHPIFRVFRPVPVCFGLTLILFNSTASGSSISLKETDLPAYDSAASQSQPIKNTKSEKGEAPSPALIVDLNGDQKKTGSAASIQTIDQSIDAPEERLLGLRDVLSITLQNNVAIAVQEYQTGIRQQEITGQDAVFDPSIVIEGRANENESQIASAFAAPDISNNERQSWKVGLSQKLVTGTQYELNYTGFRDETNSAFAGLNPQYTSRVEVNVTQPLLKNFGIDTNKKDIFIAQNNLDISEYEFKSGVIDIITNAENTYWDLVFTREDLKVKKQSVKRAQDLERRVRAQVRVGTLAPIEILQAQSEVASREEGVLLAEKAIADAEDQLKNIMNINFDSQEGKKEFKPLDPADFMLGKKIVLSEAITEALENRPDFLVRKKELENQNINVKFNENQLYPSLDLVGTFGLNGLSGTAGSIQQFGGGSVRSRFGGNYGQSLDDVFSGDFKNWEVGLLLNYPIGNRAAESRLTASRLQAAQLLLEIKDLEKSIVVEVRQASRQILTDIKRVHAARVARRLAEEKLAAEEKKFAVGLSTSFEVLEFQTDLAEQESRELKAIIDYKKSLSNFKKVKASTLTAHNISLDSRAK
- a CDS encoding response regulator; translation: MARKDNLDFEKVTAADILLVVPITRKTLWLWQKKYQFFPDPIKVAHPGGKGIVGYYPAWVRERCKRVYSLQKSGYTITMIQEILKKEEVEKSARKVLIVDDEKKFTQLMKKYFEKNGFQVDVAYDGLNAGLKAAEFKPNIILLDINLPGLNGLEVCRHLKSNPRTQNTRILVISASLQYTLEEVTEAGGDGFMKKPVNFQEVIAHCDGLMDKGGDTFLNN